One window of the Colletotrichum destructivum chromosome 6, complete sequence genome contains the following:
- a CDS encoding Putative S-adenosyl-L-methionine-dependent methyltransferase superfamily, with the protein MADNQANTASANDPAPASDPPAPNGPGINTGPVIVADDDARTLGKTTAASVASSSASLASSILRHRIENGRTYHKYKDGKYAYPNDEKENDRLDLQHNIFLLTLNYKLGLAPPNDENYGVKRVLDIGTGTGLWAIDFGEEHPEAEVIGVDLTPVPTALIPPNVKFEVDDIEEPWMYSQPFDYIHTRAMTSSIANWGKFLKQIYDGLAPGGYVELFEGNFRPECDDGTLTPEHALSEWVDKFEECGRILGRLIIDVPSLVPILNEIGFVDVTIVKYKWPINPWAKDPHYRELGSWCLENLLEGIEGFSMGPFTRCLEWTREEVNVFLIDVRKDPKDKSIHAYSPLWTIYARRPLEEPQEPVPTV; encoded by the exons ATGGCCGACAATCAAGCCAACACGGCATCTGCCAATGATCCTGCGCCCGCCAGTGATCCTCCAGCTCCCAATGGCCCTGGTATCAATACCGGCCCTGTCATTGTGGCTGATGACGATGCAAGGACTCTTGGGAAAACTACAGCAGCT AGCGTGGCGTCTTCAAGCGCAAGCTTGGCCAGTTCGATCCTCCGACACCGCATTGAGAACGGAAGGACTTACCACAAGTATAAGGATGGCA AATATGCCTATCccaacgacgagaaggaaAACGATAGACTAG ACTTGCAGCACAACATCTTTCTCCTTACACTTAACTACAAGCTGGGTCTTGCCCCTCCGAATGATGAAAATTATGGGGTCAAACGTGTTCTTGACATTGGAACGGGCACTGGGTTATGGGCCATTGACTTTGGGGAAGAGCACCCAGAAGCTGAG GTCATTGGTGTTGATCTCACCCCGGTTCCCACTGCACT CATTCCACCCAATGTAAAATTCGAGGTTGACGATATTGAAGAGCCCTGGATGTACAGCCAACCCTTTGACTATATCCACACCCGTGCCATGACTTCAAGCATTGCCAACTGGGGAAAGTTTCTCAAGCAAATCTACGA CGGCCTTGCACCTGGCGGTTATGTTGAGTTGTTTGAGGGTAACTTTCGACCTGAGTGTGATGATGGGACTCTGACTCCTGAACACGCTCTCTCGGAATGGGTCGATAAGTTCGAAGAATGCGGTAGGATCTTGGGCCGACTCATTATTGATGTGCCAAGTCTTGTGCCCATACTGAATGAGATTGGGTTCGTCGATGTGACCATTGTTAAGTACAAGTGGCCTATCAATCCTTGGGCAAAAGATCCACACTATCGGGAACTTGGAAGCTGGTGCTTGGAGAACTTACTGGAGGGCATCGAGGGCTTTAGCATGGGACCTTTTACGAGATGTCTTGAATGGACTAGGGAGGAAGTCAACGTATTTCTCATCGATGTCAGGAAAGATCCGAAGGACAAAAGCATACACGCCTACAGCCCTCT GTGGACGATCTATGCCAGAAGGCCGCTTGAGGAACCGCAAGAGCCAGTACCAACTGTTTAG